AACTTAAGAGCCATACTTTTTTCTGAAATAATTCCTGATATCTCTGTTTGTAATCCTGCAGGTCGCACTGCACCGGTAAATCTTGCTCCTACAAGCTCTGAAATATTTGCATATCCTTCTGCAGTTATTCCAAGTTCATTCATTATATCAGAGGCATATTCATCCATGTATCCATAGCGGGTGAAATTCTCTGATCCCGGCATAAAAATTCCAACCGAGCATTTTCCGCGCCTTGTATGAATTTTTGCTGTTGCAATGTTTCTTTCATCAACAACCTCTTCTCTCCCATCCAAAAACACAAGTCTGTCGCCAATTTCCGGTTTCAAAATATCTCCTGCTCTGTTTTCAATCCTAAGACTTAAAACACGGTTAAAAAGATATGACTGAAAAGCGCTTACAAACATTGAGAGAAGCTTTGGAGGAATAACTGCAAGTGCACCTTTGTAATCATTTGGTTTTTCCACGAGGTGATGAAGAATCGAACGTTCATAATGCATCTGTTCAGGCATCAGAGAAAGTGCCTCTTTTGGATCTTCATTTTTATCAAATGCTTCTCTTGCCGCTTTAGTCATTTCATTTTCATCTTCGCAGGGATACCCGGCATATTTCATCACAGCGTCTTTGTAGTCGCCCTTAAGCATTGCAATTCCTACAAGGTGTGACACAGGTCTTTGCGTTCCAAATCTCTGTATTCCATAATAGTTTGGAAGACCTTCAGATGCTTTTGTCTTCAATTCATCAAGGGCTTTTTGAAGCTGAGATTCAGATGATTCCTGACAGTCGCTGATTTTTATTTCAAACTCATTTCCCTTAAGATCGCCAAGAGACATCTGCATTCTTGCAAAACCAAGGGGTTTTAATTCAATATCTTTTAGGTGAACTTTTTCGATATCCTCGGGTTTTACACCATATACAGAAATTAACTGAGTTGAAACAGCACGTTTGTCCTTTGTTCCACCCCAGGAAATCCTTTTGTAGCTGATGCCAAGCCTTTTTGAAATCTCCTTTGCCGCACGCTGAAGCTCCCAGTTTGTCTTTTTAAGCTCGCATATCAGATGGGGGCCTCCTGTTAACTTAATGTCTGCAAAAATTTCGTTTACAATAAAATCAGAAGGCTCTTTTCTAAGAATCCCACCGACACCTGAAGAATCGGTTAAATAATACTCCATTCCAAGGATTTGTTCTGTTTTATAGGGACTTTTCATCATAATAATGCAAGAGAGCCTGTTATTTTGTCAAGTTCTTCAGATTTTGCAGGACCAAGACCCAGTGCAGTAATTGTTCCCGGCTCAATTTCTGTCATTCCGGCATCGGTAATAAGGGCGGTTGATATTCCTGCCATGTCAGCCATTGTCTTTAATTCATAAATCTGCTTTAAAGAATCTGCTTTTAAGGCTACTTTCTTCATGCCCTCCTCATACCATCTTTTCTTTGTAATTTTATCAGCATGATCGTAAGCTATCACTGCCGCATGTGCAAGCTGTGCGCACTTCTTTCCACATGACATTTTTATGTCATTTCGGATGATTAAGCACTGCTTGAATTTGAAATCAGGCTCTTCTCTCATAATAATTGCTCAATATATATGTTCTAAAGGCAAAAAAGTGCTCTGACAGTTACAGGTTTTATATCGCCACTGACAAAACATTAAATGAGATGTATGACGTCATTGTTGCAGGCGGCGGTCCGACAGGAAGCTCAGCGGCACGGTTTTGTGCTGAAAGAGGACTTAACACACTCCTAATTGAAGAGCATTCAGAATTTGGCCGCCCTGTTCAGTGTGCCGGGCTTTTAAGCAATAATGCCTTTTCAGAGTGCAGAGTGTCTGATAAAAGTGTTCTAAACGAAGTCTCAGGTGCAAAAATTATATCAGGACTTGGTTCAGAGCTTTTTTTTGATGCTGAAAAAACAATGGCATATGTTGTTGACAGAAGTGCGCTCGATCTGGAAATGGCAAAAAATGCCGCTGATTCCGGTTGCGATATCCGCCTGAAGACTTCTGTTATCGGATATAAAAATTCAGAAGTTATTGTATCAGGAATAAATGGAAAAGAATCAATTCCATGCAGGATGGTTATTGCCGCAGACGGACCCCGCTGTGTTTTTACAAGGTTTCTTGAAATGGAGCGTGCACCTGTATACCTTTCCGGCATTCAGGCAGAGATTCCCCTGGATACTCAAAAAAATATAGTTGAGCTTCATCCTTATGCATCACCTGAATTTTTCGGATGGGTAATCCCTTCAGGAAACAAAAGGGCAAGGGTCGGTCTTTGCGGCGAGAAGAACGTATATCAAAACTTTATGAAATTTTTAAGCAGGTTTGACAGTTCATGCATAAACCTGGTTTCCGGCACAATACCTCTGGGAATTCTTCCAAAAACTTATGGAGGCCGCGTTTTA
The genomic region above belongs to Methanomicrobium antiquum and contains:
- the truD gene encoding tRNA pseudouridine(13) synthase TruD, encoding MMKSPYKTEQILGMEYYLTDSSGVGGILRKEPSDFIVNEIFADIKLTGGPHLICELKKTNWELQRAAKEISKRLGISYKRISWGGTKDKRAVSTQLISVYGVKPEDIEKVHLKDIELKPLGFARMQMSLGDLKGNEFEIKISDCQESSESQLQKALDELKTKASEGLPNYYGIQRFGTQRPVSHLVGIAMLKGDYKDAVMKYAGYPCEDENEMTKAAREAFDKNEDPKEALSLMPEQMHYERSILHHLVEKPNDYKGALAVIPPKLLSMFVSAFQSYLFNRVLSLRIENRAGDILKPEIGDRLVFLDGREEVVDERNIATAKIHTRRGKCSVGIFMPGSENFTRYGYMDEYASDIMNELGITAEGYANISELVGARFTGAVRPAGLQTEISGIISEKSMALKFTLPPGHYATTVCREIMKADPKNMA
- a CDS encoding geranylgeranyl reductase family protein; amino-acid sequence: MYDVIVAGGGPTGSSAARFCAERGLNTLLIEEHSEFGRPVQCAGLLSNNAFSECRVSDKSVLNEVSGAKIISGLGSELFFDAEKTMAYVVDRSALDLEMAKNAADSGCDIRLKTSVIGYKNSEVIVSGINGKESIPCRMVIAADGPRCVFTRFLEMERAPVYLSGIQAEIPLDTQKNIVELHPYASPEFFGWVIPSGNKRARVGLCGEKNVYQNFMKFLSRFDSSCINLVSGTIPLGILPKTYGGRVLFCGDAGGFAKPTSGGGVYTGIKTALHASDIALKCCESNDFSDSSLKEYEKKWKSDIGRELSIGMALYKMRQNISDERIEKLCRCMNSPEIREDIIKYGDMDRPQKIIKKMLLKPCVAKSLGGMMGAEIRWLLLRSTGLK
- the pth2 gene encoding peptidyl-tRNA hydrolase Pth2 encodes the protein MREEPDFKFKQCLIIRNDIKMSCGKKCAQLAHAAVIAYDHADKITKKRWYEEGMKKVALKADSLKQIYELKTMADMAGISTALITDAGMTEIEPGTITALGLGPAKSEELDKITGSLALL